A region of the Nocardia nova SH22a genome:
TGTTCGGCGGTGCCGACGACGTCGGGGGCGAACAGCACCCGCCGCTCGCCCTGCGGGCCGAGGGTGCGTTCGTGGCGGCCGGCGGCGTAGGCCCGATATCGTTCGCGAGTCGCGCGGTCGGCGCTGTCGAACGGGACGATCACCCGGCCGATCGCGACGCGCGCCGGGCGGGACCGGTCGATCCGCTCGCGGTAGTCGCTGAGCAGGCTCAGTTGCGCGGTCGTGAAATCGTCACTGCGATCGCCGAATACGATGTTGCCTGTCAGGAGATTCAGGCCGTTGTCCGCGGCCCAGCGCACCGACCGCGCACTGCCGCCGCCGTACCAGACGCGGTCGGCGAGGCCGGGGCTGTGCGGTTGCAGCCGGGGCCGCTGAGTGTTGCCGGGCGAGTGGATGACGGTGTCGGCGTCCCCGAGGTAGTGCCCGCGCAGGTTCTCGATCAGCCGGGCCACCCGGCCGTAGGACAGGTCGAAGCCGCGCCAGTCACCGTCGAACACCAGATCGCCGATCAGGTCCGCGTGGGGCGGCGTGCCCGCGCTGAAGCCCGGCTGCAGGCGGCCCTGCGACAGCACATCGGCCAGCGACAGATCCTCGGCCAGCCGGAACGGACTCTCGTAGCCGATCGGAATGACCGCCGAGCCCAGCTCCACCCGGCTCGTGCGCTGAGCAGCCGCGGCCAGGAACACCGCCGCCGAGCCGACACCGTGTTCGAGATGCCGCTGCCGAATCCACGCGCCGTCGAACCCCAGGCGCTCGCCGTATTCGAACAGTTGCAACGTGTCCTCGAGGCCGGTGTACGGATCGTCGTCGAGGTAGTTGCCCGGAGTCAGGAATGCCAGCGAACTGATCCGCAGCGTACTCATCCCTGACGCTCGTAGGGGATCTTCTCCCCCGCCTCGACGGCGATCGGCAGCCGGTTCTCCGCCGGTGGCAGCGGGCAGGTCGCCAGATCCGTGTAGGCGCACGGCAGATTCACCGCACGATTGAAGTCGAGCACCACCGTGCCGTCGGCCTCCGGCGACGGCACCTGTACCACCCGGTTCGCCGCGTAGGTGGTGACTCCGGAGGTCGCGTCGGTGAACAACACCGACAGGTCGCCGGGGTTCTTGCCGGGGAAAGCGGTGAGGCGCAACGGTTTACCGTCGACCTCGAATTCGATCCGCCCCGGTGCGTCGTAGACGTGTTCGAGCCCTTCCACGGCGGCGCCGACCGTCGTAGGGCGCGGCTCGTCGAAGGCCACATAGCGTCCGTGCACGACCCACTTCGGGTCCGGCGCGTACGCCGGGGTGCCGTGAAAGTCCGTGCGCAACAGGTTGTCCGGATGCCGGGGCCGCACGATGTCGTTGCCGCCTCGCTTGGCGACCTCGATCACCGCATCACCCCACGCGGCGTTCACACCACCGCGTTCGGGAATGACGCCGAATCCATAGCGGCCGTGCACCGGCTCACCGTCGACGACCAGCTCTTCGCCTTCATCGAGCACGACCACCACGCCGTCGGCCCCGGTCGACCAGGCGCCGGGCGCATCCTCGAAGCGCTCGGGAGTCTCGGTGAGCCAGTGCAGACTCGTGATGGCGAGAAACCCGTGCCGATCGGACAGATGCGCCTCCTGCCGCCGATGCCATTCCCGCCACTCGGTGGTGAACGTGTCCGCGGCCGACGTCGCCTGAGCTGCCATGTATTCGATGTAAGCCGAAGCTCCGGCCGCCGAACAGGATTCCACTCAGCCGGAACACAACTCGCGCCCGGGAATATCCGCGCCGCGCAGAGCCGCTACACCGACGAGGAACAGCGGGTGCGGCGGACGTGTCCGCCGCACCCGCCCGCGAAGGTGACCGCCGTACTCCCCGACCACGACCGAACGTGACACGCTCGCTCGCGGCGAAGTGCGGATCGCCGGAGTTGCCGTGCCGACCATGGCACGGTCGCACCTCGCCCCTGGCGGCGGACCGCCTCGTATCCGATTGCCGCAGTGCGGGAATGCGGTCGTCTCGCAGTCCCGCACGACTGTCTCCTAGGCGACCGGCGCGGCGGTGCGCTGTTCCTGCAGCAGCGCGGGCCGGTGCTTGCCGTCGGAGAACCAGTGGTGTGAGCCGGGTTTGCGGGCCTCGGTCGCCAGGTGGTTGATCCCCGCTTCGCACGCGAATTCCTTGAGCTTCTTGCCCACGGCGCCGCCGAAGTACAGCCGCATGGCGGTCTCGTCCTTGTGACCGAGCTGGTAGATACCGGCGTCGCGGCCGAAGCTCAGGCACATCGCGGGGAAGGCGAGGTCGATCGGTGCGGGCGGTTCCCCCGCGATCCGGTGCAGCACGGTGTCGGCGGCGTGGGCGCCCAGGCAGTACGCCGTGTAGGCGCTCATCCGGAACGGCAGGTCCGAAGGTGCCGACGAATCGCCCGCCGCGACGATGCGTTCGTCATCGATGCTGGTCAGTGTCTCGTCGGTGAGCAGACGCCCGGCGGCGTCGACGCTCAATCCGCTGCGGGCGGCCAGGTCGGGCACGCCGAATCCGGCCGCCCAGATCGTCACATCACTCGCCAGCGTCCGGCCGTCGCCGAGTTCCACGGCGTCCCGCGCGACCGCGATGACATCGGTGCCTTCGACGACACGCACGCCGAGTTTCGCGAGGTACTTGCGCGCCGTGCGCCGCGCCTTCGGATGCAGATAGGGAACGAGCACGCTGCCGCAGACCAGGGTGACCTCGCGTCCTTGTCCGGCCAGTTCGGCGGCGGTCTCGATGCCGGTCGGCCCGCCCCCGATCACCGTCACCGCGGCCGATGCAGGCGTATCGAACAGAATCGACCGCAGCCGCTTCGCCGCCTCCAAAGTCACTACCGGATAGGCGAATTCGGCCGCACCGGGAACCTTCGGCGCGGGAGTTCCGCTGCCCACCGCGTAGATCAGGTAGTCGTATCCGATGCTGCCACCGTCGGCCGGTTCCACGGTGCGCCCGGCCGGGTCGATCCGCGTCACGCTGTCGGTCACCAGCCGGACGCCCTCGGCCAGGACATCGCGGTAGTCGACGACCGCATCGTGGGTCCCGCCCACCAGCTGATGCAGCCGAAGCCGCGGGACGAAGACCGGACGAGGGTTGATCAGGGTCACCCGCACGTCGTCGCGCTGCGTCAGGCGGTTGGCCGCCATCACTCCGGCGTATCCGCCGCCGATCACTACGACTTCGTTGTTGCTCATCGTTCTGTCCTCCGTGTGGTGAGGGGGTTCGGACATACGACGCCGCGACCCCCGCGGCTGTGACAGAGAGTGAGGCAGGTCACCCGAGGCCGGTTCGCCGATGTTCGAGGAACAGGCGCTCGGGTTCGGTGGCGGCCAGCTCGATCGCCCGCGTATACGCCGCACGGGCCTCGGTGGTGCGGCCGAGGCGGCGCAGCAGTTCGGCACGGGTGGAGTGCAGATAGCGATACCCGCCGAGCTCGAGCGAATCGACGAGTTCCGGACCCGGATCGCGACCCCGACATCGCGTTCGTGGCCCGGGACTGGTTCGCGAGCTCGGGCTGGTCGCCGCGGGAATGGGCAGCACCGTGGTGCCGGGCATCGCGGTACCGCTGCTGCCTCCCACGGTCGCCGTGGTCCGTATCGAGCACCCGGCCGCGGTGCGCAGGACGGTGCTGGCCCGCGCCCCGCGGATCTCGGTGGCGGCCGCCGCGTTCGTGGATGCCATCCGCGAGAGTCCGGCCGGGCTGTCGGGCAGCGGACCCGGGGTGCCGGATCCGTCGTAGCGGTGAGCGAACCGGAAAATAGTTTCGCCGGACCTGTCCCCTCGGATGCGTCACGTTCGTCTCCATGGCGAGAGAAGATCCAACCAAGGAGGCGCACATGAAGTACGCACTGCTCATCTATCCCGAGCCCGGCAGCCACGAGGCGCTCGATCCAGCGGAGTACGCACCGGTGAACGTGCCGGGCGCCGAGCAATGTGCCACCGACCTCCGAACTGCCCGCGATCCACCGCTCGTCGCGCAGCTGTGCCGGGGTGACGCTGCGCCGTCCCGCGAGCCGATGTCCGGGAGCGACCGCGATCAGCAGTGGATCGTCGGTCAGATGTTCCACCACGACGCCACCCGGTATCGGCTGCGCCTGACAACAGAGTGTTGCCGCGGAACATCTTCGATCGCATGGCCGCGGGCGACAGCCGCGCATTGAGCGATGCCGTGGCCGACGAGTTCCGCTGGACCTTTCCGGGAAGCTGGTCCCGGTCGGGTAGCTGGGAGCCGAAAACGACGGCGCCGCAAGGTCTTCCGCGACCGTTGATGGCGCAGTTCACCGACTCGTCGAGCGAGTTCTCGAACCGCTGCGTCGTGAACCGCTTCCCGGCTCAGCGCCCCGGTGCTGCGGAGGGTTTCACCGCTCGGGTGGGTGTGGTCGCCGTAGTGCTCGAACTACCCTGTGCCGGTGTCGTTTCCGCACGCGGCGCGACCTCACAGGCATTCGGCGCCGGGACTCCGGACAACCGCTCCCCCAGCCACTGCGTGGAGCCGAGGAAACCGTCGAAGTAGCCGAGAATGTGTTCACCACCCACGATGCTCTTCGTCGCGGGGACTCCGAGAGCGCATTGTTCGGCATAGAATTTCTCGGCATTCGCAACCGGCATCCAGGGATCGTGCAGGCCGTTGTAGACATAGATCGGCATGCCCGCCTTCTTGCCTTTCAGGCTCAATCGCCGGAACATCTCGTCGGCGAATTCGGTGTGCAGCGGATCGGCCATATTCGCCAGGGCCGCATACGGCACGAATATCCCGACATCGGCCATGGTCGAGCTGCACACGTCCTTGAGCGGGGAGATGGCCGCCCATTGCGCGAGATGATTCATGCGCTCGAGGATTTCGGGATGTTCCCGGGCCAGCGCGAGAGTGACGGTCAACATCAGGCCCGAGGCGTAGGTGCCGTCGAAGGTCTTCGCGAAGGATTCGTAATCGCTGGGCAGGCCGCCCATCGCGGCGCCGGCCAGGAGGGGAAGCAGTTCCGGGGCGTATTCGCGCGCCAGCATGGCTCCGGCGTAGCTGGCGATGGCGCCGCCGGAATAGCCGGTCATCGCGAAACGGCTCTCGCCGAACTGATCCGGCATCAGGTGGCGTACCGCACGCACGGTGTCGAGCATGATGTGACCGGCCACGGTCGGCTCGGCGTAGGCCATCAAGGGTCCCTCGTGATCCGGGATCACCACCGCGTAGTTCCGGCTCGCGGCCCACATGGTCGGCGACGGAACGAAATCGTTGCCGTTGCCGGAGGTCAGGTCGTATCCGTGGGAGAACACGTAGCCCGGAGTGCAGCGCCGGTTGAGTGCGTTGATCGGAGGCGCGTTCAGCAGCACCGGGCGACTCCCCGGCCCGGTCCACCGGCCGAAGGGCAACAAGAGTGTCGCGGTTCCGAACGACGGCGCACCGGAGGAGTTCGTGGTCCGGAATTTCAGCTGTATCGCGCGTTGCACCGGGGTGAGCACCGTCAGGAAGACCATCGGCACCCCCGGCCAGCTGACATCACGCGATTCGATCACGTCACCGGGTGCGTACTGCGCGAGATTGTCCGGTGTGGCGTCGAAGAACGGATCGCCGGTCGGACTGGATTGAATCCGATTCCACAACTCCTGTGTGTCCGTCAGCGCCCCGGGGTCGGAGGCGGCGGAGCCGATTCCGGGCAGGACCGCCGAGGGGGCCGGGATGTGGTCGTCGAGCCAGCGCTGGAACGGCGATGGTCCGGGGTTATGGGAGCCGGACGGTTCGGGGGACGTGGGGGCGGCAGGATCGGGGGACGCGGGGGCGGCGGGATCGGGGGCGGTTGGGGCGGCGGGATCGGCTGATGGCGCAACCTGATCGGACTTGTTCGGGGCCGCTGGGCTGGATGTGGTCGGGGCCGCTGGAACGGGCGTGGTCGAGGCGGACGGATCCGACGCGGAGGATGCGGCCTGATCCGACGCGGAGGACGCAGCCCGACCTGACGCGGACGGCACAGCCTGATCCGTGGCGGAGGGGACAGACATATCGGTGGTCGTCGCCACGGCCCGACCGGACGGCGCCGCATGACCAGTGGTCGGCAGAACCCGATCGGAGGCAGACGGTGCCGCCCGCCCCGTGGTGGTCGGCACGTCCGGACCAGATGTGGTCGGCACAAGCCCCTCGGCGGCAGGCGGCGCGCCGGGATCGGGTTCCGGCGGTGTCTCCGGTCCGGCAGTGGCCGGTGCGGAAATCCCCGGCGGGTCGGCTACCGCGGCGCCGAGCCCCGACGCCAGCGCACAACCCAAAGCCATCGTGACCGCAACGCTCCGCAGACATTTCACGACAACACACCCGTCCTGTCAGAGTGGTACTCGAACCGAGGTCGTGCAGCAGTGGAGCAGTCCCGGTCACCCGGCAGCGCATCGGCAGCGGCCGACGCCGCACCGATTTCGAAACATACCCCCGGACCAGGCAAAATCGTCGGATCTGCGAGCACATGCCTCGCACGTGTCTCTTCGGACGCCCCGCGTGGTCAGGGGCGAAAAAATCGTGCAAACCTCGACGATTCAACGGGAATTCCCGATAATACGGCGCAGAGTGCACGATTTATTCGGCACGACGGCCGGAGCCATTGCGAACGGCTAGATCGCAGGCAATGGGAGTTCGCCGGTACGGTGTCGCCCCGCCCAGCAATTCGCCGGGCGCACAGTCTTTTCCGCGAACCGCCGCGGCATGGGAGGCCGCGACGGCGATCGCCATGGCGCCCACGATCGCCTCCGGATGACGGTGGGTGACCTCGGCGGACAGCGCGGCCTGCGCCGCCGCCCGGTCCGGATTTCCGGCGAAATACGCCCCGAGCGGAGCAACCCGCATCGCGGCGCCGTTCCCCCACGAGCCGCGCCCGCCGAAGACGGCACCGGCCGCATCGGCCCAGGCGCGCCCGTCGCGAATCTCGTGCAGCACAACGACTGTGCCCGGACCGTAGCCACGATAGGGCTCACACCGATCGGCGAACGCGACCGCGAGCGCATCACGGTCGATACGTCCGCGGCCGAGAACTTCCGCATACACCGAACAGGCCATCTCGGTGTCGTCGGTCCATTGCCACGGAGGTTGCGGTGGACGCCCGGCGTGAAGGTCGGATACGGAACGGCCGGGAACGAAGAATTGCGCATCCAGCGCGTCACCGACGGACAAGCCCTCGAGGCTGTCATGCGCGGTATCGAGGTTCAGCATGTGCGGACAACTCTGCCAACAAAAGTCGGCCGCCACAAGACTCGGATGTGCGATCAAACTCCGCTCGCCTCTGACCACCGGCCGAAGCAGTCCCCCGGTCAGCGGTCATAGCGCGAGCATGGCGGCAGCGATCCGGTCGGCCGTGCTGTCCCGAAGGGCGGTACCCATGTCGTCGAGGACGAGCAGTCGCGCCGAGGGGATCTCGGCGGCAAGGACTTTGCCGTTGCCGACCGGGAAGAACGGGTCGGCACGACCGTGCACCACGAGCGTGGGCACATCGAGTTCCCCGAGCCGCTCCCGCCATCGCGGAGCGCAATCGATCCGGGAGAACACCATCCCGAGCTGATTCGCTTCGTGCACCGCACGATCGCTCGACGGCGTCCGGTCCCAGATTCGGCCCGCCGTCGCCGCCGCCTCGTCCGAATCGTTGCCCAGCCCAACGGCGCCTTCGGCGGCGAACGCTGTGACCGAATCCCGATCGGTCCAATCCGGCAGGGAGCGGGAGAACAACCCGGCCATGACGGCGGGGTCGTGGTCCGGGAGGTCTGCATCGACCGGGCCCGGCGCCACCGGCCGGGTGCCGACGAGCGTCAGCGCGGTGACGATGTCCGGGTGGTCCAGCGCGGCAACCTGAGCGACCATCCCGCCGACTCCGACTCCGCCGAGATGGGCGGTCCCGGCGCCCAGGACCGTAACCAGCGCGGCGGCATCGGCAACAAGATCCCGCAGGTCGTACCCCGGATTCTCCGGGTCGACGGTCGTCGATGCGCCGGAGTCCCGCAGGTCGTAGCGGACGATGCGCCGCCCGCCCGCCGCGAGCCGCTCACACAACGCGTCGGGCCAGGACAACATCGTCGGCGCGCCCACCAGCACAACGAGCGGATCGTTCTCGCGGCCGAAACTCTCGATGCCGAGATCCACACCATTCGCCCGCACCGAGGTCGTACCCGAACTCGCCATACCCGCACTCCTACCTGTCGGAATATCCACAGGTATGGACGACGTATTCATCCGAAAGTCATCGGTGCGGAGGAACCGGCTGGGCGTCTTCAGTGTCGATCACCACGATCCCGACCTGGTCCACCGGATGCATTGTCGTGCAGGACGGTGGTTGTGGCGACGCTCGCGACGGCTCCGCGGGAGTCGACGGGACGCAGTGGGGCGAGCGGGCGTCCGCTTTCGTCCACGAGAACGGAGTGCGCCTCGCGTGGACCGAAGGTGTACCGCTCGCCCCACTGACGCATCGCCACGATGACGGTGAACAGGTCGCGTCCCGCCGCGGTCAGTTCGTAGAGCCGTCGACGTCCCGATGTCGCTGTAACTCGTTCGAGGAGACCACGATCGACCAGGCGGCGGAGCCGGTCGGTGAGGATGTTGCGCGCGACCCCGGTGCGGTGCTGGAAGTCGGTGAACGATCGCGCGCCATCCATCGCGTCACGAATGATCAGCAGACTCCACCGATCTCCGACGAGGTCGAGCGTGCGCGCGACGGGGCAGGGCGAGTCGGTCCAGGTCATGTCATCGACGCTTACGACGGGGTCCATCACCACTCCCTCATGAGTTGCAGATTGAAACTATTCTGCCGTACGGTCTGATCAGTTGCAATTTGCTACTGATTGGAGTTGCCGGTGAGTCTCACATTCGGCCGGAGAATGCTGCTCGCGGCGATCTGCTCGGTCGCCGTCGCGACGGTGTACGTCGCGCAGCCCGTGCTCGCGCAGATCGGCCGCGACCTCGGAGTGCCCGAGGGCGAGCTGGGCTGGATCGTGACGGCAGGACAGGTCGGCTACCTGATCGGCCTGACTCTCCTTGTCCCCCTGGGAGATAAGCTCGACCGACGCGGACTCGTCGTGGGCCACCTGATTCTCGCCGCGGCCGGCATGTCGGCCGCGGCGGTCGCCCCCGATCTCCGACTTCTCCTGGTCGGCCTCGCCGGTGCCGGTGTGTTCGCGGTCGTCGTCCAGATCACGGTCGCATTCGCCGCGGATCTGTCGACTCCGGAGGATCGGGGCCGCACGCTCGGAATCGTCACGTCCGGGGTCGTCCTCGGCATTCTCGGATCACGCACGCTCGCAGGGGGACTCGCCGCGCTGTGGGGATGGCGAAGCGTCTACGCGGTGCTCGCGGCGCTTCTCGTCGTGCTGGCCGTCTTCGTTCGAGTCCTGCTGCCGGGCGATCAGCGTTCCGGCACCCCAACATACGGCGAGACACTGCTGTCCCTCGGGCGGCTCTTCCGGGATCCGCTGTTCGTTTCGCGCGGGCTGATCGCGTTCTTCCTGTTCGCGTCCTTCGGCACGCTCTGGAGCGGACTCGCACTACCGCTCGCGGCCGCGCCGTGGCACCTGAGTACAGCGCAGATCGGCCTGTTCGGAATCGCAGGACTCGCCGGTGCGCTGGGGGCCGCACGAGCGGGCCGATGGGCCGACACCGGCAGAGCCGACCTGGTCACCGGCGGCGCCCTGGTACTGCTGGCCGCGTCCTGGCTGGCCTCCGGACAAGCGACCTGGTCACTGTGGCTGACCATCGTCGGCGTCATCGTGCTCGACTTCGCGGTCCAAGCCGTACACGTCAGCAACCAGGCCCTGCTCACCGCCGCGTACCCACACCGAACCAGCAGCGCCATCGGCGGCTACATGCTCTTCTACTCCCTGGGCTCCGCCCTCGGCGCAACCGCCACCACCACGGTGTACTCCACGTCGGGATGGCACGGATCCGCCACCCTCGGAGCCACTTTCGCCCTCTGCGCACTCCTTGTCTGGGCGCTCAGCACAATGCTGCACGCCGCACCGCGCGGTGGCGGTATTCTGTGCCCTCATGTCGCAGCCGGGCATCGGGTGACGGAACAATCCGTACCATGACGAACCAGCAGACGACACTGCGCTTTTCGGTCCTGGACACGGCACCGATCGTTCAGGGCTCGAATGCGAGTCAGGCGCTGCGTGACTGCGTCGAGCTGGCGGAATTCATCGACGGGCTCGGCTTCCACCGGTTCTGGATGCCCGAGCATCACGGTATGCGCGGAGTGGCCAGTGCGGCACCGGCGGTCATGGTCGACCGCATCGCGTCCGTTACCCGGAATGTGCGGGTGGGAGCGGGCGGCGTCATGTTGCCCAACCACTCGCCCATCGTGATCGCGGAGCAGTTCGGCACGTTGGAGGCATTTCACCCAGGTCGCGTCGATCTCGGGCTCGGCCGTGCGCTGGGCGGGCCCCGCGCGGTCGCCGATCGGATCCGCGGCCCGCGCGAACGGACGGCCACACCGTTCGAAGACCAGGTCCAGGAATTGCTGGGGCTGTTCGACGAACGGGCCGACAACGCCGTAGCGGCGGTGCCCGCCACCGGCAACCGACCCGAATTCTGGATGCTCGGAAGCAGTGACCACACCGCCCGGGTCGCCGGTAGGCTCGGACTTCCGTTCGCGGCGGCCCATCACCTCGAGCCCACGAACACACTCGCCGCCGCCCGCGTCTACCGGCTGGCTTTCCAACCATCCGCGCTGTGCCCGGCGCCCCGGACGATGATCAGCGTCGCGGCCATCGCCGCCGAGAACGACGACCGCGCTCAGTGGCTCTCCGGATCGCTGAGAATGAAAACCGCACGGCGAAAAGAGAAACAGGCGATACGACTACCCAGCCCACAGACCGCAGCAGACCATGGATACGCCGGCAAACGGCACGCCGAAGACGAACTCGACGGCGTATTCGTCGGGGCCCCTGCGACCGTACTGCCGCGTCTATGGGAACTGGCGACTGCAACATGCGCGGAGGAACTGCTGATCAAAACCGATGTGTACGACCACCACGACCGCCGCGAATCATTCCGGCTCCTGGCCGACAACGCCCCCGGCGTGCGGCCCACCTAGCCTTCCGGCATCGGTACGAAAGGCACAGCACAATCACCACTCCCCTGCCGATGGAAACGATCGGCGCAGAATATCGGCGACGTCCGGCGGTAGTGAGTCCATCGCCCGCGCATACTCCGCACACTGCCGACTGGCTTCCTGGTGCTCGCCAGGCACGTCCAGATCGAGCGAATCGATCAGCAATTCGAATGTGGCCCGGTCACTTTCGGTCGTGAGCCGGTCGAGACCGCTGTTCACTCCGTCGATCGCGCCCGGCCGGACGCACCTGCCGAGCATGCTCCACACCTCGCCGAATCGTCCAGGCTCGGTGGCGAGCATGACCGATCGGGCCACATCGACCATCGACACGACATGACGCGTATCGCGACAGCGGACACACGGCCCGATATCGGAATACAGCGGCAGACCGGTCGACACCACATTCACCCACGTCATATCGGCTCGCCGAATGAACATATCTCCCATGAAACAGATGAACTGGTCCGCGATTTCGCGATTCTCGCGCGCCGTGAACGCCTCCATGTCGGGGAAGACGTGCCGCACCGCACGTTCCAGGCGACCACGCAACGGCGGATTCCACCACTTGACCGGCCCTGCGGGCAGGTCGACCAACCGCAGAGTCTCGCCCACGAATCGGTCGACCTGTCGTTGAACACGTTGTGGCTCAACCCAGTTCAGCCAGGTCACCGTCTCTCGATTGAATACGAACCCCATCATCATCCCCAATCGCGTCATCGACAGCGGCGGCCGAAGCATCCCCTCTGGTACCGCCGACGACCGTTGGCAGGACAGTATCGAAGGGGTACGACAAACCACCGAGCCCAGCGATGACCCCGCTTCATGGGCCACGCCAGGTGCTACCGCACAGATCGAAGAGCGCCAACAGATCTCGGCAATATCGTTCGGCCGCGAACGCAGCTGACGCTGCGCAGATCGGCTCTACGCTGTCCCCGATCAAGACCGCCGTCCACGCGGAACCGAACGGGCAGTACGGGCGGCTCCCGTCCGGTACTCGTGTCCGAATTGCGACCTAACTCATTCACGATCCCCTCGCGTCGCAGACGCATTGTCCGTAGTATCAGCATTGATACTATAGATAGCGTGGGAAAAGTCGAGAAGCTGCTGGCGAAGCTGCGGGAGTCGCCGACGAATGTCACGTATGACGAGCTCCACAAGGTTTGCTGCCACTACTTCGGCGAACCGAGGCAGGGCGGCACCAGTCACGCGGTGTTCCGGAAGCCGTGGCTCGGCGACCCCCGCGTCCTGATCCAGCGAGGGAGAGATGGCAAAGCGAAGCCCTACCAGGTCAAACAAGTACTGGCAGCGATAGATAAAC
Encoded here:
- a CDS encoding LLM class flavin-dependent oxidoreductase; translated protein: MSTLRISSLAFLTPGNYLDDDPYTGLEDTLQLFEYGERLGFDGAWIRQRHLEHGVGSAAVFLAAAAQRTSRVELGSAVIPIGYESPFRLAEDLSLADVLSQGRLQPGFSAGTPPHADLIGDLVFDGDWRGFDLSYGRVARLIENLRGHYLGDADTVIHSPGNTQRPRLQPHSPGLADRVWYGGGSARSVRWAADNGLNLLTGNIVFGDRSDDFTTAQLSLLSDYRERIDRSRPARVAIGRVIVPFDSADRATRERYRAYAAGRHERTLGPQGERRVLFAPDVVGTAEQILERLHADPVLAETSELRLELPYEFHRADYEQILHDTVELIAPELGWKPASAQVATTGGRDPGYGGA
- a CDS encoding DUF1684 domain-containing protein; protein product: MAAQATSAADTFTTEWREWHRRQEAHLSDRHGFLAITSLHWLTETPERFEDAPGAWSTGADGVVVVLDEGEELVVDGEPVHGRYGFGVIPERGGVNAAWGDAVIEVAKRGGNDIVRPRHPDNLLRTDFHGTPAYAPDPKWVVHGRYVAFDEPRPTTVGAAVEGLEHVYDAPGRIEFEVDGKPLRLTAFPGKNPGDLSVLFTDATSGVTTYAANRVVQVPSPEADGTVVLDFNRAVNLPCAYTDLATCPLPPAENRLPIAVEAGEKIPYERQG
- a CDS encoding NAD(P)/FAD-dependent oxidoreductase, which produces MSNNEVVVIGGGYAGVMAANRLTQRDDVRVTLINPRPVFVPRLRLHQLVGGTHDAVVDYRDVLAEGVRLVTDSVTRIDPAGRTVEPADGGSIGYDYLIYAVGSGTPAPKVPGAAEFAYPVVTLEAAKRLRSILFDTPASAAVTVIGGGPTGIETAAELAGQGREVTLVCGSVLVPYLHPKARRTARKYLAKLGVRVVEGTDVIAVARDAVELGDGRTLASDVTIWAAGFGVPDLAARSGLSVDAAGRLLTDETLTSIDDERIVAAGDSSAPSDLPFRMSAYTAYCLGAHAADTVLHRIAGEPPAPIDLAFPAMCLSFGRDAGIYQLGHKDETAMRLYFGGAVGKKLKEFACEAGINHLATEARKPGSHHWFSDGKHRPALLQEQRTAAPVA
- a CDS encoding tetratricopeptide repeat protein; its protein translation is MASTNAAAATEIRGARASTVLRTAAGCSIRTTATVGGSSGTAMPGTTVLPIPAATSPSSRTSPGPRTRCRGRDPGPELVDSLELGGYRYLHSTRAELLRRLGRTTEARAAYTRAIELAATEPERLFLEHRRTGLG
- a CDS encoding lipase family protein, which translates into the protein MPSASGRAASSASDQAASSASDPSASTTPVPAAPTTSSPAAPNKSDQVAPSADPAAPTAPDPAAPASPDPAAPTSPEPSGSHNPGPSPFQRWLDDHIPAPSAVLPGIGSAASDPGALTDTQELWNRIQSSPTGDPFFDATPDNLAQYAPGDVIESRDVSWPGVPMVFLTVLTPVQRAIQLKFRTTNSSGAPSFGTATLLLPFGRWTGPGSRPVLLNAPPINALNRRCTPGYVFSHGYDLTSGNGNDFVPSPTMWAASRNYAVVIPDHEGPLMAYAEPTVAGHIMLDTVRAVRHLMPDQFGESRFAMTGYSGGAIASYAGAMLAREYAPELLPLLAGAAMGGLPSDYESFAKTFDGTYASGLMLTVTLALAREHPEILERMNHLAQWAAISPLKDVCSSTMADVGIFVPYAALANMADPLHTEFADEMFRRLSLKGKKAGMPIYVYNGLHDPWMPVANAEKFYAEQCALGVPATKSIVGGEHILGYFDGFLGSTQWLGERLSGVPAPNACEVAPRAETTPAQGSSSTTATTPTRAVKPSAAPGR
- a CDS encoding ADP-ribosylglycohydrolase family protein; its protein translation is MIAHPSLVAADFCWQSCPHMLNLDTAHDSLEGLSVGDALDAQFFVPGRSVSDLHAGRPPQPPWQWTDDTEMACSVYAEVLGRGRIDRDALAVAFADRCEPYRGYGPGTVVVLHEIRDGRAWADAAGAVFGGRGSWGNGAAMRVAPLGAYFAGNPDRAAAQAALSAEVTHRHPEAIVGAMAIAVAASHAAAVRGKDCAPGELLGGATPYRRTPIACDLAVRNGSGRRAE
- a CDS encoding alpha/beta fold hydrolase — encoded protein: MASSGTTSVRANGVDLGIESFGRENDPLVVLVGAPTMLSWPDALCERLAAGGRRIVRYDLRDSGASTTVDPENPGYDLRDLVADAAALVTVLGAGTAHLGGVGVGGMVAQVAALDHPDIVTALTLVGTRPVAPGPVDADLPDHDPAVMAGLFSRSLPDWTDRDSVTAFAAEGAVGLGNDSDEAAATAGRIWDRTPSSDRAVHEANQLGMVFSRIDCAPRWRERLGELDVPTLVVHGRADPFFPVGNGKVLAAEIPSARLLVLDDMGTALRDSTADRIAAAMLAL
- a CDS encoding winged helix-turn-helix transcriptional regulator produces the protein MDPVVSVDDMTWTDSPCPVARTLDLVGDRWSLLIIRDAMDGARSFTDFQHRTGVARNILTDRLRRLVDRGLLERVTATSGRRRLYELTAAGRDLFTVIVAMRQWGERYTFGPREAHSVLVDESGRPLAPLRPVDSRGAVASVATTTVLHDNASGGPGRDRGDRH
- a CDS encoding MFS transporter; protein product: MSLTFGRRMLLAAICSVAVATVYVAQPVLAQIGRDLGVPEGELGWIVTAGQVGYLIGLTLLVPLGDKLDRRGLVVGHLILAAAGMSAAAVAPDLRLLLVGLAGAGVFAVVVQITVAFAADLSTPEDRGRTLGIVTSGVVLGILGSRTLAGGLAALWGWRSVYAVLAALLVVLAVFVRVLLPGDQRSGTPTYGETLLSLGRLFRDPLFVSRGLIAFFLFASFGTLWSGLALPLAAAPWHLSTAQIGLFGIAGLAGALGAARAGRWADTGRADLVTGGALVLLAASWLASGQATWSLWLTIVGVIVLDFAVQAVHVSNQALLTAAYPHRTSSAIGGYMLFYSLGSALGATATTTVYSTSGWHGSATLGATFALCALLVWALSTMLHAAPRGGGILCPHVAAGHRVTEQSVP